GAACGAGATATTGACTTCTGGTTCAGTGAGGATAACTTTGACGTTCGTACTAGTAAAAAGGTCTTTTTCATGCTTCCAGGAGGGAAAACATACGGCCCACTGAAGCAAGTTGCAAAAAATTAAAGCTGAATCAATTCTACAAGTCCAAAAAGTAAGTGACTGTTTCAGAATTCCAAATATGTTTTAAATAAAAACTTTCTGAAGGGCAACCCCTCAATCCTGAGTTTCTGAATTTTGTTCACTTGACTTCTTGGTTCGCTTTGATAGTGCtccaatttatatacttgatatACTTGCAAAAAGTAGTTTCCCTTATTGCTGGTTAATCACCTTTTCCAGTTTTATTTTTCAGGGACTTGAAAACCGTTTTTTACATGAAAGACATGTGTGTCTTCTTGATCAAGCCTTTAGCTTTCCAAGAGCGTTGCATTGGTGAAATTTTATATGCTATCGTGTCCAGCTGTTCTGGCTTAAGAGGTGTGCTAGTAACCCTGCATCTTTGGTTTCATCTTGTCATGTGCTTAATGTTGATGCCATGCTCAAATTCTGTTTGATGGAACTTTATGTTAGGTTTGACGCTTGTGAAACGGGGGGTTGACGACAGTAGCAACTGCCTTACTGATTCTGGTTCTTTGAGTAAAACTGACAATGATGAGTATTATGTTGCCGTGGTTGCTCAAGGCATCAAACCATGTTTCGAAATCCTGCCTGGGGTGGTCAAGAACATTGACTATGATAATGAATTGTTTCAGATTAGCAGGTAATACATAAATTGACTATTTGTGAACAATGAACAttaaaattattttcttttatatacATGCCTGTTTATTTTGAGAACACCTTACATTGGTTCATTTGTTTGCGCAGTGACTATCTTAACAAAAGCGAGCCGGGTCAAGGAGTACTGGAAGCTGCCAAAGAGTTTTTCAAATATGGTTTTAGTTTTTGGGCAGTTTCAGATCATGCTTTGTTGTTTGGTTGTATGTTTGAGGCATCATTCGTTGGCCTCAAGTCTCTAAAGTAGCCACTATTACATGGACATTTTTGTGACTTTTTACATGGACAAAATGCTTAAAATGTAATTAGCATGATATTTCTAGTTATGAATTTCTCATGTCAcataaagaagaaaattttttgcTCAACCAAATTTGTGCTGTTTCTTTGAATTACAACAAAATTATACGCATAGTTGTAACTTGTTACATGAGGCATTGAATTCATTGTGCGAGGTCAATGATCTATAAAaacagagagaaagaaaatggcACATCAGATGCATTTTATAAATTCCGAAGTAGAAAATTCGCAATGACAAATTTTTGAGTTGTGGGAGAGTGAACATCAAAACTCCTGTCAAACAACCTCATCATCAAATTGCTGAAAACCATAAAATATACGAAAACCAAAATTAACTTGAAATCTTTAGCAGATAGCTCCTTAAAAGAGATGTACGGAGTAAACTCTTCCAAAAAGGATGTGATCGATTCAAAAGTACGCGGACTAATAAGACATGTGAAGCCTTCCCAGCCTTATTTAGACGGAGGGCAAAATGGCTTATCATTCAAAGAAGTCCTGTGGCTTGGAATTGTGAAATGCCTAATTCTGCCTTCTTCTTCTATCATATACCCATCACATAAGAACGCCATAGAAAATTTGTCTTCAACTGATCTGTTTATGTCATGAACAAAAACGTTAGTTtctccctcttctctattccTTGCAAATAGTCCGGCAGTATAAATGGCTTTCATTCTCCCTGGTGCCTCTTTATGGTACCCCGTTGGCGCATCCACCATAATCAAATCCCACTCAGTTTCATATATATCCACGGGCAAGCCTTTTAATGCAAGATCACATTTTGTATATCTTGGATCACTAACAACTTTACATTTCTCTTCATTTCCAATCTTCATGAGATTCTCAGCTTCAGTTATTTTCGAGTCGTATTTTACATGATATGATTCTAACGAAGGAAATTTCTTCTGGATTTGCTCTATCCATGATTTATCTTCTTCAAGAAAAACTGTTCTTCCACCATGGTTTAATGAAGCCCACATAAGACTGTCATAACCAAGACCAAACACTAAGAAGTTGCATGGAGATTTTTGCAGTAAAACTTTTGCAGAAACTGATATTTCGCTGAATGTTTGTTGTGGGGTGATCTTTGATGTTGAGTAGTGAATGAGTGCTTGTGACAGTGAAGATGGAAGTTTGGTGCAAGTTGCAGGTGTGGAGTTCTCCTCATCTGAATGGATATTGTTCCTGAGGAATGAGGTTTTCTTTGATGGTTGCATATTTGATCTTAAGATAAAGAGAAGTATTGCAAGAAAAAACCCACAAAGGAGGATCTTCAAATTCAGTGAAATTTGGGGTTTAGGCCTCATGGAATTCATTTTGATGGATTTGAAGAACGCGACAAATACAAATTTGTTTTGGTGATGTTGTAAGAGGAAAAGTTGTGGGGTTTTAAAGTATGAATCTGAATGAAGGATTTGTGGTTTTTTAAAGATTCATGGAGAATATTTGGATGAGTTTCATGAAGACATGGGAACTACTACTAACAGATGATTTGGTGGAGACATATATAAAACTTGTTGACAGATAAGGATGTTTGGTGGAGCTTTTATTTTTATGATTCTGGTATATTTGGAGTGGATTTTCTTATTAAATGTAAATTAGTGAGTAGTTACAAGGAAATGTACGTAGGCAATAATTGTTGGGTTTTTCTCTGTTCCAAGGGGAATGCTTTGGGAAAAACCACATGCAAAGTGGTTGACTACTAGCCTTGAATTAttgatattttcattttcatccgAAGGGCTTtgggattatttatttttttaagcaagatttattttgttttatttagtAAGCTCTtacaggggcggcatggtttattagagtggcgacattctaataggacaaaaatgatcattacatgatcattcaaggtgtcccttataaaaaaaatactggaaatgacaaattaactctcataattgataacctagtttagtgatgataatcaagtttagtattaatgattaatttcacttatatcaactcaaaatcaaaaccaaaatcagatttttagagttaaaaaaaaaagtttagaggagaaggtcaatctcaatcaattgaagaaattaaccaacaaaatgaagaaccatgACCCGAAAATGaccgggtatacttctaaattagtcccaactagttTTTTGTcgctcaaagttatctaaagtacgtaaaaaattcaattcttttacattttcagagctaattacgatTGGAATTTggctcgtaaccaaccgtaaatcgaagttacggttcgtaaaagatgaactaccaaccgtaactggttaaatttgaagaaaacccaatcgtaaaaccagttacggttggtaaccaaatgctcgataccaaccgtaactgagttacggtccgtaaccaaatgctcgataccaaccgtaactgagttacggttcgtaaactaaaatggttaccaaccgtaactgaagaaaattctcagatataagaacatacggttggtaattgaactattaccaaccgtaacatcaTCAAAATattcagttacggttcgtaattgagttaaaatcaaccgtaactcacataaacctagaaatttcaatttcaattttcatctaaaaccctaatttttgatagaaattaaacttaaatcgaacaaaataaaccaaatcgtaactgggttttcaaaacatacctcatataagtcattacactacacttgattaattttcgaatcctcgattaatcgaagacgatggaattttgagttttaatggaggttacggttgatgggaggaggagaagagaaaaagaaagaaaacaaattttcaatttagctttgatttaggttaaaagatggggagggtaatctagttaatttacatctcctataggacatcccctaactaATTAAAGGGACATTATTATTATACTGCCACACCTCTAATAAAttatgccgcccctataacaaaTTACTTTATTTACTTTGGTGAATTACTAACACTTCCATTTTGATCTTAAGGAATTGGAGTTGTTTCCATATGCAATTTTTCTTGGATGAAGAATATCAATGGTAGAGGGCATCCAGGAACTGTTAGAACCCCTTATCGGGATTTTTGACGGGATAAATTACCGTAGGTGTGGCATCTCCCTTTTGAGTATGTTATGAAGCACCACTCAACGCGCTAATGTCCTCAACAACATTAAATAACTTAATAATTTTACTTGATTTTCCAATAGAGATTTACCTTGTATAATAACCTTCGACTTCATGTGTAAATCTACTTACTTGCGTACTAGTTTCCCACTTCCATTTGCAGCTTGACGGTAAAACGCTTATAAAATGCATGGGTTGCGTTGAATAAGTTTGTAAAGTTCGGCACAACCATGATATTGTGCCGCATATATATTTTAAAACAAATTACAGGAAGACGTTAGGATTCTTCTGTAATGTGTCCCATTTTGTTCTCACAACATATTATTTGTTCtggttatttttttatttttttttgcagcaTATTTGTTCCGGTTGTTGGACAACTACCATAgattttccattttattttatttttgttaaaattatGAATTAGACATGGTTCCCACAAATTTTAGAAAAGCACTATGCACTAATTGCCATGATATGTGATAGTGATCGGGAACTAAGTGGTCAAATTTTAATACGTAGAGAATAATTGACTAATTATTGGCAAACAAGAGTAATGCCAAAAAGGGTAcaggtttcttttcttttcttacttTCTTCTTGAAGTACAAATGTGGTCCAAGAAAAGGAAGAACTTAAATATGAATGTTATTATTGGGCCGTCACACTCCATTAGACGAGTTTCACTTGGATTTTTAGTATCCAAAAAAGagattatgggatatcctaacacataaataaaatgtctagattatccttgaactaaaataaaaaatttagaacctaattttttctattttaattcaCAAAAAAACTGCTCCTCTTCCTTCTCAGTAATTTCAATTCAATTCAACTTCAATTCACTTCATCGTTGTGATTACGTCTAGGTTCGCCAATCGTAATTTCAGTTTTTGAAGAactttacgtccaggtttggatgaaTTCAAACCGTAAAATTAGCTTGCATGTtggtttacgtccaggtttctcttcattccaaccgtagaaattgaaaTCACGttcaggttccttttaattccaaccgtagaaaatgAATTTACGACCAGGTTTATCTTATAGACTAACCTAGACGTAATTTTTCCTGGATGTTTTAGAAGAAGCTTCAAAATGGATTACGTTTAGGTTCGTGATGTAATTTTTCCGGACGTAATCTTCTACGTCTAGGTTCGCGAAGTAAACTTTCCAGACGTAATCTTCTACGTCTAGGTtcgtgaatttttttttccagacgTATTCTCCCACGTCTGGGTTTTTGAAGTGTTTGGCATGAcatattaccaaccgtaattcaattttgtcctattggaaaccagttacggtttggagttcttcCAAAACCTAGACGTAAACCTAAATTACGGTTGGCGGCGAAGCTAAACCCAACCGTAATTTTCCATGAAAGTCTAAAAATCTCAAACTTTTTGCGTACTTAAGCTAGTTTTGAGCGAAATTGAACCCATGGGAGATAGTTTAGAGGTGTACCTATTGATTTTCAACCATTGtttcttcactttgttgatttatttcttcaattggttgagattcatcatcactttgtgttaaaccctCTCAACCATCTAACAAATCATCCATCTCTTGGTCTCCAACATGAGGAATATAAAACTTGTTTTCTATATCACACAAAGATTCACCCACCTCGAATTGATAAcatgtttcatccatttttgttgagcGAATCAaaaaatctaggttttgaaagaaatcttcaatttttttctttttcctcttctctctagtttttttccccacaaaaactttgtcccagaattcacaaatatataacaaaattcatcttcttaatttaattagataataattaaattaaattaaaattaactacataagggttgtttggtcattacaacattatttgagataaggggtttttgatattacttatggatgacccgtttttgtcctattaggcgACGCCCCTCTAATGAAGTGTGACGCCCCATTAATAGCCTTCTTAAATATGTAACAGTAATTCAGCAGTTCAAACAAGAACTTAAAACCAATTTCACAAAAATGTTTTATACTCCTGATATAGATGAGAATTGGATGCTCTGTAAGGCCAAAACTTCCGCCTCTTCTAATTGGGTGTTATATATTGTTGCACGTGTATCCCCTCCTTAGACTAAGTTTTATGGGCTAGATTTGGCTACTAGATAAGCCAAAAAGCGTTGCAAATTACACAAAACACTACTTCTCTTTCTAGATATGTCTCGCATTCTAACTAGTAGCGAGATAATTtcgttgaatggttcagcgcagaGAAAGCCAActtttcgctgaatggttcagtgCAAATATTTTTTGATCCGGCAGCTGAGATGGTTGTGATGTTCTATTTAGCGAGACGCATTGTTCCATTCAACGCAACCTAATTCTACTTTTCGTTGTTCCATTCAGCGCGTCTACTTTTCGTTGTTCCATTTAGCGTACctagatgctagattagaacTGTCATAAGACTTAGGGGATTATTCTAGCTTCCAATAtagatgctagattagaagatCATATGACTTAGCCTAACTAGGCAGTAATATGAGCCAGCCGAGTATTTGTATCATGTAGTTTGCTATTAAAGAAGGAGATCCAAACAGTTGTTTAGTTCAGTAAATCCTAGCCCAATTAAGATACAACATATAATTTGTCCTTTGGGCTCTAAGTCCACTAAATATATAGTAACCCAGTTTGTTAATGTTTTATTGTTTTTGCAAAACGAAGAGACCATGTGCATTGTGTGAACCTAGATGATAGCTGAGATAGATGCATGTTCAAacttaaagataaaaataaacttGGATACTCAAGCGTCGTTGCAACCATACTATAATTGGATTAACAATATCAATGTTGCgtaattttgaatttttcattcatttttct
The nucleotide sequence above comes from Papaver somniferum cultivar HN1 chromosome 8, ASM357369v1, whole genome shotgun sequence. Encoded proteins:
- the LOC113306597 gene encoding glucuronoxylan 4-O-methyltransferase 3-like; translation: MNSMRPKPQISLNLKILLCGFFLAILLFILRSNMQPSKKTSFLRNNIHSDEENSTPATCTKLPSSLSQALIHYSTSKITPQQTFSEISVSAKVLLQKSPCNFLVFGLGYDSLMWASLNHGGRTVFLEEDKSWIEQIQKKFPSLESYHVKYDSKITEAENLMKIGNEEKCKVVSDPRYTKCDLALKGLPVDIYETEWDLIMVDAPTGYHKEAPGRMKAIYTAGLFARNREEGETNVFVHDINRSVEDKFSMAFLCDGYMIEEEGRIRHFTIPSHRTSLNDKPFCPPSK